Proteins from one Catenuloplanes atrovinosus genomic window:
- the mltG gene encoding endolytic transglycosylase MltG, whose protein sequence is MVDERQPRKGRPLHRRGGTRGTRIVALVTAILVIGGLAGAGYLARDRFITPDYDGPGQGEAMVEVKAGASATAIGSALHEKDVVKSVKAFVVAANANPDSTAIQVGFYRVKKQMRAADALRMLLDLENRVSTKVTIPEGTTSFDVFKALAEATEIPVEDFRDAAKDPVALGVPEFWFTRGDGRTTEKSIEGFLYPDTYHFDPGLDAAQLLGVMVRRFLDVTAEIDFVAKVEDRPEDLTPYDALMIASLCQSEAGIAEDFPRVARVIYNTMFEPGEEIGYRPVLRLDVTINYGLMLRGKAPKPSGTLTVPELRDATNPWNTHLNEGLPPSPITNPGKAALQAAESPADGDWYFFVAIDGTGRSAFAATHAEHELNQDRARANGAL, encoded by the coding sequence ATGGTCGATGAACGGCAGCCGCGGAAGGGGCGTCCGCTGCACCGGCGTGGCGGGACCCGCGGCACGCGGATCGTCGCGCTGGTCACCGCGATCCTGGTGATCGGCGGCCTGGCCGGTGCCGGCTATCTCGCCCGCGACCGCTTCATCACCCCGGACTACGACGGGCCGGGTCAGGGTGAGGCGATGGTCGAGGTGAAGGCGGGCGCGTCCGCGACCGCGATCGGCAGCGCGCTGCACGAGAAGGACGTGGTGAAGTCCGTCAAGGCGTTCGTCGTGGCCGCGAACGCGAACCCGGACAGCACGGCCATCCAGGTCGGCTTCTACCGGGTCAAGAAGCAGATGCGGGCGGCGGACGCGCTGCGGATGCTGCTCGACCTGGAGAACAGGGTCTCCACCAAGGTCACGATCCCCGAGGGTACGACGTCGTTCGACGTCTTCAAGGCGCTGGCCGAGGCGACGGAGATCCCGGTCGAGGACTTCCGGGACGCCGCGAAGGACCCGGTCGCGCTGGGCGTGCCGGAGTTCTGGTTCACCCGCGGCGACGGCAGGACGACGGAGAAGTCGATCGAGGGCTTCCTGTACCCGGACACGTACCACTTCGATCCGGGCCTGGACGCGGCGCAGTTGCTCGGCGTCATGGTGCGGCGCTTCCTCGACGTCACGGCGGAGATCGACTTCGTGGCGAAGGTGGAGGACCGGCCGGAGGACCTCACGCCGTACGACGCGCTGATGATCGCCTCGCTGTGCCAGTCCGAGGCGGGGATCGCGGAGGACTTCCCGCGGGTGGCCCGGGTCATCTACAACACGATGTTCGAGCCCGGCGAGGAGATCGGCTACCGCCCGGTGCTGCGCCTGGACGTGACGATCAACTACGGCCTGATGCTGCGGGGTAAGGCCCCGAAGCCGTCCGGCACGCTCACCGTCCCCGAGCTGCGCGACGCCACCAACCCGTGGAACACGCACCTCAACGAGGGCCTGCCGCCGTCCCCGATCACCAATCCGGGCAAGGCCGCGCTACAGGCGGCGGAGAGCCCCGCCGACGGCGACTGGTACTTCTTCGTCGCCATCGACGGCACCGGCCGCTCCGCGTTCGCCGCCACACACGCCGAACACGAACTGAACCAGGACAGGGCCCGCGCGAACGGCGCGCTGTAG
- a CDS encoding DUF4832 domain-containing protein yields MSSRIRWIGGGLVLALTAGLGVALAATANASIGEASATSTATDVTYRFTYSGTPDFARAYVDTDRDAATGFALGGVGAEFLLENATLYRHSGSGWDWTAITQVTHAHADGVATWTLPRAAIGESATPGETDLVFQVESPEQTSEKITQRYGDAAPSQSNPPTAVPGGTVSYAPTDEIFANPERGLYRHAGECDSATFDEATLRSYRTGAKISLVMCVFYLRGFRTGPIGADALAHLQKQFDTVRAAGLKMVLRFAYTDSADGADATKTQVLAHLDQLEPYLRGNADVIAVMQSGFVGAWGEGYYTQNFGNNGVVTAADRANRKAVHDKILQVLPTTRMVQLRTPHLKRTMYGTAALTDAQAYDGSAPARTGHHNDCFLADDTDQGTYLDRAVEHPYLRAETRYTAMGGETCAVHPTWTQCATATAEMAGLHWTYLNVDYHPGVIDGFRTGGCMPTVETRLGYRLALVDGTFPPTATGGQHLTINLTVRNDGWSAPINPRRADLILRSTTTGTVTRLPLTADPRRWAAGTTTTVTETLTVPDTLTAGSYDLLLHLPDPQLPTRPEYAIRTANAGIWEPATGYNNLGTTTTVP; encoded by the coding sequence ATGTCCTCGAGGATTCGATGGATCGGCGGAGGGCTCGTGCTCGCGCTGACCGCCGGGCTCGGTGTCGCCCTGGCCGCCACGGCGAACGCGTCCATCGGTGAGGCGTCCGCCACCAGCACCGCCACGGACGTCACCTACCGTTTCACGTACTCGGGCACGCCGGATTTCGCGCGCGCCTACGTCGACACCGACCGGGACGCCGCCACCGGGTTCGCGCTGGGCGGCGTCGGCGCCGAGTTCCTGCTGGAGAACGCCACCCTGTACCGGCACAGCGGGTCCGGCTGGGACTGGACCGCGATCACGCAGGTCACGCACGCGCACGCGGACGGGGTGGCGACCTGGACGCTGCCGCGCGCCGCGATCGGCGAGTCGGCCACGCCCGGCGAGACCGACCTGGTGTTCCAGGTGGAGTCGCCGGAACAGACCTCGGAGAAGATCACCCAGCGGTACGGCGACGCCGCGCCCAGCCAGTCGAACCCGCCTACCGCTGTGCCGGGCGGAACGGTCAGCTACGCCCCGACCGATGAGATCTTCGCGAATCCGGAGCGCGGTCTGTACCGGCACGCCGGTGAGTGTGATTCGGCGACCTTCGACGAGGCGACGCTGCGCTCGTACCGTACCGGCGCGAAGATCTCGCTGGTGATGTGCGTGTTCTACCTGCGTGGGTTCCGGACCGGGCCGATCGGTGCGGACGCGCTGGCGCATCTGCAGAAGCAGTTCGACACCGTACGCGCGGCAGGTCTGAAAATGGTGTTGCGGTTCGCCTACACCGACTCCGCCGACGGCGCCGATGCCACGAAAACGCAGGTCCTGGCGCACCTGGATCAGTTGGAGCCGTATCTGCGGGGCAACGCCGACGTGATCGCGGTCATGCAGTCCGGGTTCGTCGGTGCCTGGGGCGAGGGCTACTACACGCAGAACTTCGGTAACAACGGTGTCGTGACCGCGGCCGACCGGGCCAACCGCAAGGCCGTGCACGACAAGATCCTTCAGGTGCTGCCCACCACCCGGATGGTGCAGCTGCGCACGCCGCACCTCAAGCGCACCATGTACGGCACCGCGGCGCTGACCGACGCGCAGGCCTACGACGGCTCCGCGCCGGCACGCACCGGCCACCACAACGACTGCTTCCTCGCCGACGACACCGACCAGGGCACCTACCTCGACCGGGCCGTCGAACACCCGTACCTGCGGGCGGAGACCCGCTACACCGCAATGGGCGGCGAGACCTGCGCCGTGCACCCCACCTGGACACAGTGCGCCACCGCCACCGCCGAGATGGCCGGCCTGCACTGGACCTACCTCAACGTCGACTACCACCCCGGCGTGATCGACGGCTTCCGCACCGGCGGCTGCATGCCCACCGTGGAAACCCGCCTCGGCTACCGCCTCGCCCTCGTCGACGGCACCTTCCCGCCGACCGCCACTGGCGGCCAACACCTGACCATCAACCTGACGGTACGCAACGACGGCTGGTCCGCCCCGATCAACCCCCGCCGCGCCGACCTGATCCTCCGCTCCACCACGACCGGCACCGTGACCCGCCTGCCGCTCACCGCCGACCCCCGCCGCTGGGCCGCCGGCACGACCACGACCGTCACCGAAACCCTCACCGTGCCCGACACCCTGACCGCCGGCAGCTACGACCTGCTGCTCCACCTGCCCGACCCACAGCTGCCCACCCGCCCCGAATACGCCATCCGCACCGCGAACGCGGGAATCTGGGAACCGGCGACCGGCTACAACAACCTGGGCACCACGACCACCGTCCCATAG
- a CDS encoding BTAD domain-containing putative transcriptional regulator, which yields MQLQNAFVFLRILGPISANIGHDVNLGGPKQRLVLALLALRANHVVSVDELIDGLWNEDAPGRPRKTLQVYIAHLRGSLDSPGRIVSEPFGYRLVLGDDEFDLYRFKRLLADARAATSVDPSRAESRYREAMALWSAPALADLRAFVVVERAARPLDVLRVEAAEEHLALQVHGGRPADAVPALIELTETDPCRERPWALLMEAYYRSGCQSDALATYQRVRDLLADELGIDPGPELRRMELSVLRQDPGLGVAVPPPHATPAADERRSATFVSLGIVAFDRLAGDLDPEDLMTQVEAFRTEIRRIIGRHGGTPLAAEEGHLLACFGYPVAGEDDLCRAIRAALAAARPIAPGPIAGVSAGVHTGLAVFRTGGEAGVFGHTPALAGRLQRVTGAGDVRVSAEAVALAAGWFTFSRDGCSADGSFVVVGEKAPLAGEASGGFMRGRDAALAEIRRAVTGRRGPAVVLLLGEAGIGKTLLIGRALDELGGRRPGDGMPVLRGDRHRRDQPLHPVAAALTARYRDLAQLSLELGQAGPAGNDAVVLLPTLGELAGWAASPQPSALTGAARRRAVAAWLLACAGDHPVRLVVDDLHDVDEETRELLENVVAEMTDGVVLIASRTDDLPPRLASMACRVRLHRLREQDGRALVLHTAGARRLHTATVNQIVQRCDGHPLYLRELTLAAVAAAPSAEGAAVEVPASLRASLFARLDTLGPAKALAQRCAVVGGPFGRALAARLCDESTTSGADPATLTRELAELVAAGVLRRTDNYGEELYTYSHALLEDCAYASLPRRVRVELHRRIAEWMGSASSMSCEPGRWADHLAAAGDPGSAVGLFVQAAQQAVAAARFFESSTYLRRALHLIPQTPAGIERDRLELTASLLLAGSMLMTNFIDDEVHRLAARARDLAVPLGQPDLRHVTDLVLIAALRGLGRYDEAARHGSQALSALPPDCAPETAGGLRRFHAVTLVLTGRLAEAAELSDPDLATARSPKQQTTSPLGVFVETNTACLELSLTGLAAFTQDRPDRCDRLFAGARRIARDANAADGSCFTDLSYAITQQLVGDAPSTHGLAESSLESAIELGRDNFVIWAQVMLGWAVSVGGNPREGIKLMEEALDHTTGSRSLLPYFHAVAATVELAAGRRAEARDRALAAVRLAERTGERLLLPYIHLVTADAFAAAHSPAAEITERRRLAHDVAERQGQRWFVRRIAEIQARTDALAVI from the coding sequence ATGCAACTACAGAATGCTTTTGTGTTCCTTCGCATTCTTGGACCGATCAGCGCCAACATCGGACATGATGTCAATCTGGGTGGCCCGAAGCAGAGGCTGGTTCTCGCGCTGCTGGCGTTACGGGCCAACCACGTGGTCAGTGTCGACGAGCTGATCGACGGTCTGTGGAACGAGGACGCGCCGGGCCGGCCACGCAAGACTCTTCAGGTATACATCGCCCACCTCCGCGGTAGCCTCGACTCTCCCGGCCGCATCGTGAGCGAACCGTTCGGCTACCGGCTGGTTCTCGGCGACGACGAGTTCGACCTCTACCGGTTCAAGCGGCTGCTCGCGGATGCCCGGGCGGCCACCAGCGTCGATCCGAGCCGGGCGGAGAGCCGCTACCGCGAGGCCATGGCCCTCTGGTCCGCGCCGGCCCTCGCCGACCTGAGGGCCTTCGTGGTGGTGGAGCGCGCGGCCCGTCCGCTGGACGTCCTGCGGGTCGAGGCGGCCGAGGAACACCTGGCCTTGCAGGTGCATGGCGGCCGGCCCGCCGACGCGGTTCCCGCCCTGATCGAGCTGACGGAGACCGACCCCTGCCGGGAACGGCCGTGGGCGCTCCTGATGGAGGCGTACTACCGCAGCGGGTGCCAAAGCGACGCGCTGGCCACGTATCAGCGGGTGCGAGATCTGCTGGCGGACGAACTCGGAATCGACCCTGGTCCGGAACTGCGCCGGATGGAACTCAGCGTCCTTCGTCAGGACCCGGGGCTCGGTGTGGCCGTCCCGCCTCCGCACGCCACTCCGGCCGCCGACGAGCGGCGATCGGCGACCTTCGTCAGCCTGGGGATCGTCGCCTTCGACCGGCTGGCGGGTGACCTCGACCCCGAGGACCTCATGACGCAGGTGGAGGCGTTCCGCACCGAGATACGTCGGATCATCGGCCGGCACGGTGGAACCCCGCTCGCCGCGGAGGAGGGCCACCTGCTCGCGTGTTTCGGATATCCGGTCGCGGGTGAGGATGATCTGTGCAGGGCGATCCGGGCGGCGCTGGCGGCGGCCCGGCCGATTGCTCCGGGCCCGATCGCGGGCGTATCGGCGGGGGTGCATACCGGCCTCGCGGTCTTCCGTACCGGCGGGGAGGCCGGAGTCTTCGGCCACACTCCCGCGCTCGCCGGACGACTCCAGCGGGTCACCGGAGCGGGCGATGTCCGCGTGTCGGCCGAGGCCGTCGCATTGGCCGCCGGCTGGTTCACGTTCAGCCGGGACGGGTGCTCCGCCGACGGGTCATTCGTGGTCGTCGGTGAGAAAGCGCCCCTGGCCGGCGAAGCGAGCGGCGGTTTCATGCGCGGACGTGACGCCGCACTGGCCGAGATCCGGCGAGCCGTCACCGGCAGGCGCGGCCCGGCGGTCGTTCTCCTCCTCGGTGAAGCGGGAATCGGCAAGACCTTGCTCATCGGAAGAGCGCTGGACGAACTCGGCGGCCGGCGGCCCGGCGACGGGATGCCTGTCCTGCGCGGTGACAGGCACCGCCGGGATCAGCCCCTGCATCCGGTCGCGGCAGCCCTGACCGCGCGCTATCGCGACCTGGCCCAGCTCTCCCTGGAACTGGGCCAGGCGGGGCCGGCCGGCAACGATGCGGTGGTCCTACTGCCCACGCTCGGCGAACTCGCCGGCTGGGCCGCTTCCCCGCAGCCCTCGGCACTCACCGGTGCCGCCCGGCGGCGAGCCGTCGCGGCCTGGCTGCTCGCGTGCGCCGGTGATCACCCGGTCCGGCTGGTGGTCGACGATCTCCACGACGTCGACGAGGAGACCCGGGAACTTCTCGAGAACGTCGTGGCGGAGATGACCGACGGTGTCGTGCTCATCGCGAGCCGCACCGACGACCTGCCGCCACGCCTGGCGTCGATGGCGTGCCGGGTGCGACTGCACCGATTGCGGGAACAGGATGGCCGCGCCCTGGTGCTCCACACGGCCGGCGCCCGGCGCCTGCACACGGCAACGGTCAACCAGATCGTGCAACGGTGCGATGGACACCCGTTGTACCTGCGGGAACTGACCCTGGCGGCCGTGGCTGCCGCTCCATCGGCGGAAGGTGCGGCGGTCGAGGTGCCCGCCTCGCTGAGGGCATCGCTCTTCGCCCGGCTCGACACGCTCGGCCCGGCCAAGGCCCTGGCACAGCGATGCGCGGTGGTCGGCGGCCCATTCGGCCGCGCCCTGGCGGCTCGTCTCTGCGACGAGTCCACCACCAGCGGTGCAGACCCGGCAACGCTCACCCGCGAATTGGCCGAGCTGGTGGCGGCGGGCGTGCTGCGGCGGACAGACAACTACGGCGAGGAGCTGTACACCTACAGCCATGCTCTGCTGGAGGACTGTGCCTACGCCTCCCTGCCCCGGCGGGTACGGGTGGAGCTGCACCGGCGGATCGCCGAATGGATGGGCTCGGCCTCGTCCATGTCGTGCGAGCCGGGACGGTGGGCGGACCATCTGGCCGCCGCGGGCGATCCCGGTAGCGCCGTGGGCCTCTTCGTCCAGGCTGCCCAGCAAGCCGTGGCCGCGGCCCGCTTCTTCGAGTCGAGCACCTATCTGCGGCGAGCTTTGCACCTGATTCCGCAGACACCCGCCGGCATCGAACGGGACCGGCTCGAACTGACCGCGAGCCTTCTGCTAGCCGGGTCCATGCTGATGACGAACTTCATCGACGACGAAGTTCACCGGCTCGCGGCACGCGCCCGGGACCTCGCCGTCCCGCTCGGTCAACCCGACCTCAGACACGTCACCGACCTGGTCCTCATCGCGGCACTGCGCGGCCTGGGTCGTTACGACGAGGCGGCGCGACACGGCAGCCAGGCGCTGTCGGCGTTGCCACCGGATTGTGCGCCGGAGACCGCCGGAGGACTGCGCCGCTTCCATGCCGTCACTCTGGTCCTCACCGGGCGGCTCGCCGAGGCGGCCGAGCTGTCCGACCCCGACCTCGCGACCGCACGTTCCCCCAAGCAGCAGACCACATCGCCACTCGGCGTGTTCGTCGAGACGAACACCGCGTGCCTGGAACTGTCGTTGACCGGTCTTGCGGCCTTCACCCAGGATCGGCCGGATCGATGCGACCGTCTTTTCGCAGGGGCACGCAGAATCGCCCGGGACGCCAACGCCGCCGATGGATCGTGTTTCACGGACCTCTCGTACGCCATCACACAGCAGCTCGTAGGTGACGCGCCGAGCACCCACGGCCTGGCCGAATCGTCCCTGGAATCGGCGATCGAGCTGGGCAGGGACAATTTCGTGATCTGGGCGCAGGTGATGCTCGGCTGGGCGGTGTCCGTCGGCGGAAATCCCCGGGAGGGGATCAAGCTGATGGAGGAGGCGCTCGATCACACCACCGGGTCGAGATCATTGCTGCCCTATTTTCATGCCGTGGCCGCCACGGTCGAATTGGCGGCGGGCCGGCGGGCCGAGGCACGGGATCGTGCGTTGGCCGCCGTTCGGCTTGCCGAGCGCACCGGTGAACGTCTTCTCCTTCCTTATATCCATCTCGTGACGGCGGACGCGTTCGCGGCGGCCCACTCCCCGGCGGCGGAGATCACGGAACGCCGGCGGCTCGCTCATGACGTGGCAGAACGGCAGGGACAGCGGTGGTTCGTCCGACGCATCGCCGAGATCCAGGCCAGGACCGACGCCTTAGCCGTTATTTAG
- a CDS encoding class I SAM-dependent methyltransferase: protein MNDDNVMRLLSGLGDTLLAPLAGLPEGAHVVQLGCGTGGLSLDLARRRPDLRVTGIDVNAAALDAGRARAAREGLAVDFRRMPMERLDLADGGVDAVISRMGLLMPGTAPFDVASREAARVLRTGGTLSIGTWAELAGSPYTRFGLGVLRQVLPPGAVPAFETAFAGSARPGALEGHLTAAGLRDVTGAWCDWTTRYPSFDAWWAFVAGFGPLKALFDTLDPPRYDEARAVMADVIGEYRTGDGAYELPATARVLTARR from the coding sequence GTGAACGACGACAACGTGATGAGGCTGCTGAGCGGGCTCGGTGACACGCTGCTGGCGCCGCTGGCGGGGCTGCCCGAGGGCGCGCACGTGGTACAGCTGGGATGCGGCACCGGCGGGCTGAGCCTCGACCTGGCCCGCCGCCGCCCGGACCTGCGGGTCACCGGCATCGACGTCAACGCGGCGGCGCTCGACGCCGGGCGTGCGCGAGCGGCGCGGGAGGGCCTGGCCGTCGACTTCCGCCGGATGCCCATGGAACGGCTGGACCTCGCCGACGGCGGCGTCGACGCGGTCATCTCGCGGATGGGCCTGCTGATGCCCGGCACCGCGCCGTTCGACGTGGCGTCGCGGGAGGCGGCGCGGGTGCTGCGTACCGGCGGGACGCTCAGCATCGGCACCTGGGCGGAGCTGGCGGGCAGCCCGTACACCCGATTCGGTCTGGGGGTGCTGCGGCAGGTGCTGCCGCCGGGCGCCGTCCCCGCGTTCGAGACCGCCTTCGCCGGGTCCGCGCGGCCGGGCGCGCTCGAGGGCCACCTGACGGCCGCGGGCCTGCGGGACGTCACGGGCGCCTGGTGCGACTGGACCACCCGCTACCCGAGCTTCGACGCGTGGTGGGCGTTCGTGGCCGGCTTCGGCCCCCTCAAGGCGCTCTTCGACACCCTCGACCCGCCACGGTACGACGAGGCCCGCGCCGTGATGGCCGACGTGATCGGCGAGTATCGCACCGGCGACGGAGCCTACGAATTGCCCGCCACGGCCCGGGTGCTGACCGCCCGCCGCTGA
- a CDS encoding helix-turn-helix transcriptional regulator, which yields MDLITAAVGSVSVGRANGRRIAESGPYGLRLPVMPVLGFHVMLSGDGWLITERSAPAAVRRGDIVFVAAGAAHGIAREPCTLAELPPAAMGETPPAAPADFEFLCGTYPLPGGRLPALLRHLPEVVAFTPDYDDDPHLRAVVEMLGADYAREGPGSGAARGALIDLMLVHILRHLQRRWPFSDEPGVAEALRAMHEQPARPWTVQQLSDLAGLSRSAFTRRFQAVTGAPPMAYLTDRRLAAGERLLRETREPLTAVARRTGYATPFAFTAAFRRKYGMPPGRYRTERG from the coding sequence ATGGATCTGATCACGGCCGCGGTCGGCAGCGTGAGCGTCGGCCGGGCCAACGGGCGGCGGATCGCGGAGTCCGGGCCGTACGGGCTGCGGCTGCCCGTCATGCCGGTGCTCGGCTTCCACGTGATGCTCTCTGGTGACGGCTGGCTGATCACCGAGCGGTCGGCGCCGGCCGCGGTGCGGCGTGGGGACATCGTGTTCGTGGCCGCCGGTGCCGCGCACGGCATCGCCCGCGAGCCCTGCACGCTCGCGGAGCTTCCGCCGGCCGCGATGGGGGAGACGCCGCCGGCCGCGCCGGCGGACTTCGAGTTCCTGTGCGGTACGTACCCGCTGCCGGGTGGGCGGCTGCCCGCGCTGCTCCGGCACCTGCCGGAGGTGGTCGCGTTCACCCCCGACTACGACGACGATCCGCATCTGCGCGCGGTGGTGGAGATGCTCGGCGCGGACTACGCGCGGGAGGGGCCGGGCAGCGGTGCGGCGCGGGGCGCGCTGATCGATCTGATGCTCGTGCACATCCTGCGCCACCTGCAGCGGCGCTGGCCGTTCAGCGACGAGCCGGGCGTCGCGGAGGCGCTGCGGGCGATGCACGAGCAGCCGGCGCGGCCGTGGACCGTGCAGCAGCTCAGCGACCTCGCGGGGCTGTCGCGCAGCGCGTTCACCCGGCGCTTCCAGGCGGTGACCGGCGCGCCGCCGATGGCGTACCTGACCGATCGGCGGCTGGCCGCGGGTGAGCGGCTGCTGCGGGAGACGCGCGAGCCGCTGACGGCCGTCGCGCGCCGCACCGGGTACGCGACGCCGTTCGCGTTCACGGCCGCGTTCCGCCGCAAGTACGGCATGCCGCCGGGCCGCTACCGCACCGAGCGGGGGTGA
- a CDS encoding carbohydrate binding domain-containing protein, which yields MGAPSLRDLGRIANRRRTEPLPASTTSEVLAGKRLPRLPRLEFVESYVGACLTKAGLPEEHIADRMTRWRDAWLSLAESKPSEAPPPSPAPARRRRLGRGWVLVAAAFAAGALVGSAGIRSIGTPDPAGTLTALDPAGTLPASAEQSDACEAPGPAATGRDALAGTPPWWTDKADLPLDAGDRAFGITVRPGTSRPGDLIVVKSAVRIETGRRYVLTFTARADRPASFRVRVQDNDAPHYVHSIDRDLPVDTQNCHHRYEFTGGKTSAQSELTFQLGGQPHEFHLNISAVTLVEID from the coding sequence GTGGGGGCACCATCCCTCCGCGACCTGGGACGGATCGCGAATCGGCGCCGCACCGAGCCGCTGCCGGCCAGCACCACCTCGGAGGTGCTGGCCGGTAAGCGATTACCGAGGCTTCCCCGGCTGGAGTTCGTCGAGTCGTACGTGGGCGCCTGCCTGACGAAGGCCGGCCTGCCGGAGGAGCACATCGCCGACCGGATGACGCGGTGGCGCGACGCCTGGCTGTCGCTCGCCGAGTCGAAGCCGTCCGAGGCGCCGCCACCGTCCCCCGCCCCGGCGCGGCGGAGGCGCCTCGGACGGGGCTGGGTGCTGGTGGCCGCGGCGTTCGCGGCCGGGGCGCTCGTCGGATCGGCCGGGATCCGCTCGATCGGCACCCCCGACCCGGCCGGAACCCTCACCGCCCTCGACCCGGCCGGAACCCTCCCGGCGTCCGCGGAACAGAGCGACGCCTGCGAGGCGCCCGGCCCGGCCGCCACCGGACGCGACGCGCTCGCCGGCACCCCACCGTGGTGGACCGACAAGGCCGACTTGCCGCTCGACGCCGGCGACCGGGCATTCGGCATCACGGTGCGACCCGGCACGTCCCGCCCCGGCGACCTGATCGTCGTGAAGAGCGCCGTACGCATCGAAACCGGCCGCCGCTACGTGCTCACGTTCACCGCCCGCGCCGACCGCCCGGCCAGCTTCCGCGTCCGGGTCCAGGACAACGACGCCCCGCACTACGTCCACTCCATCGACCGGGACCTGCCGGTCGACACCCAGAACTGCCACCATCGGTACGAGTTCACCGGCGGCAAGACCAGCGCCCAGTCCGAACTCACATTCCAGCTCGGCGGCCAGCCCCACGAGTTCCACCTCAACATCAGCGCCGTCACCCTGGTCGAGATCGACTGA
- a CDS encoding 5-methylcytosine restriction system specificity protein McrC, which yields MRRGRPLRSSTPDVVHLVEERPVAVFDAKYKLESPTSRYPNADAYQMLAYCTALHVPAGWLLYAQGSGPARTRRIRHTGIDVIHHPLDLTASPDHILADIRRVAATAMGGQAR from the coding sequence ATCCGCCGGGGCCGTCCTCTACGGTCGTCCACGCCCGACGTGGTGCACCTGGTCGAGGAGCGGCCGGTCGCGGTCTTCGACGCGAAGTACAAACTGGAGAGCCCGACGTCCCGCTACCCGAACGCGGACGCCTACCAGATGCTCGCCTACTGCACCGCCCTCCACGTGCCGGCCGGATGGCTGCTCTACGCCCAGGGCAGCGGGCCCGCGCGTACCCGCCGGATCCGGCACACCGGCATCGACGTCATCCACCATCCGCTGGACCTGACGGCGTCACCGGACCACATCCTGGCCGACATCCGGCGTGTCGCCGCCACGGCGATGGGCGGCCAGGCCCGGTAG
- a CDS encoding TetR/AcrR family transcriptional regulator: MQAKARQRSTAAERRATVLRTAVQAFSERGYYGTSTTDVAAAAGISQGYLYRLFKDKQALFAAVIDHCSDRLLESASAAVATVRGTDPETILRAISASYDELIADRTMLMILLHAQGSAADPVIGEAVRACYARQVEYLRAATGAAEDRIRRYFADALLSNVLVAIDAVSVDAPWARTLRTRPGE, from the coding sequence ATGCAGGCGAAGGCACGACAGCGCTCCACCGCCGCGGAACGCCGGGCGACGGTGCTGCGCACCGCTGTCCAGGCGTTCTCCGAACGCGGCTACTACGGCACCTCCACGACGGACGTCGCCGCGGCCGCCGGCATCTCCCAGGGATACCTGTACCGGCTGTTCAAGGACAAGCAGGCGCTGTTCGCCGCCGTCATCGACCACTGCTCCGACCGCCTGCTGGAGTCCGCGTCCGCGGCGGTGGCCACGGTCCGCGGCACCGACCCGGAGACGATCCTGCGGGCGATCAGCGCCTCCTACGACGAGCTCATCGCCGACCGGACCATGCTGATGATCCTGCTGCACGCGCAGGGCAGCGCCGCCGACCCGGTCATCGGCGAGGCCGTCCGCGCCTGCTACGCCAGACAGGTCGAATACCTGCGCGCGGCCACCGGCGCCGCCGAGGACCGCATCCGCCGCTACTTCGCCGACGCCCTGCTCAGCAACGTCCTGGTGGCGATCGACGCGGTGAGCGTCGACGCCCCGTGGGCACGCACCCTGCGCACCCGCCCCGGCGAATGA
- a CDS encoding nuclear transport factor 2 family protein: MSDDDSVRRATQHVFRDHLDLLAAGRGEDWVDLFTEDGAVEFPYAPAGYPARVAGRQRLLAHVTSFAENFRVTFSEPRFHDTVDPTLVIAEVSGTGVARRTGRPYHQAFICVVETTGGRMSRFVDYWNPQVVADALGGTDGMVSAFTTR; the protein is encoded by the coding sequence GTGAGTGATGACGACAGCGTCCGCAGAGCTACGCAGCATGTCTTCCGGGACCACCTGGACCTGCTGGCGGCCGGGCGCGGCGAGGACTGGGTGGACCTGTTCACCGAGGACGGCGCCGTGGAGTTCCCCTACGCCCCGGCCGGCTACCCGGCCCGGGTCGCCGGACGCCAGCGCCTGCTCGCCCACGTGACGAGCTTCGCGGAGAACTTCCGTGTCACGTTCTCCGAGCCCCGGTTCCACGACACGGTCGACCCGACCCTGGTCATCGCGGAGGTCAGCGGCACCGGGGTCGCGCGGCGCACCGGCCGGCCGTACCACCAGGCGTTCATCTGCGTCGTCGAGACGACCGGCGGCAGGATGAGCCGCTTCGTCGACTACTGGAACCCGCAGGTCGTCGCGGACGCGCTCGGCGGCACCGACGGCATGGTGTCGGCGTTCACAACGCGATGA